The nucleotide sequence TCGCCGGATGGAAATTTTGTGGAACTTTGTTAGTTTGGAAGAGCAGAACTGTGTGTGGAAACAATGGTGATTGGAAGAGCTACAACAAGCACAGAAAGTAGATTGGCCTCCCCCTCCTTTATTGTCTAACCATTGTCCGTCTTCGTTCATGCATGGATCTCATCCACGACGCTGCCCGGAGATAGAACAGAAGCTGGGTAAAGAAATCTCTTGAGCCCCTTCACGTTCAGCATCCGCTTGCTCAATGGCTCGCTCGAGGCATTCCCCGGATTGCCCAAGTAGAAGCAACGGGAGAACCAGATGACGATCTCCGGCGCCAGGCTCATGACGACGTGAAACGGCTTGTACCAGGATGGCCAGCTTATGTACTCGTCGCCCCTGCACGCCCCGCCGACGATGAGCTGCGCGCACTTCTTGGTGCTCCCGATCGGCAGCGGCCCCACTAGGATCTGCCATTTCACGTCGCGTCAACGTTAGctcagaaaaaagaagaagaagatgaagtgaCGGTAGTGGTCGGCAACGGACGTACATCTCTGGCTTCTTGGTTGATTGCTACTTCGCCGTTCTTCTGCACGGCTTTGCCTTTGGTGAGCTCGGAGGCGACGTAACCGAGGTTGACTATGGTGATTCGGACGTCGGACCCGAGCTCCGACCGTAGCGTTTCGTAGAACCTGATCATCGCCGCCTTGCTTGCCTGAAACCAGATGCATGACGTCATGAACAGAGCTAATCGCTCTCCAGATCGTGTCGACTGCGACGTACGTACGTTGTACAAGGACATTCTCGGTGTAGGAACGCGGCCAGCCATGGATGCGTTGACGACGATCTTTCCGCGGGTGTTCTTGAGGAAGGGAAGGGCGTAATAGGTCGGATAGACGGAACCCCAGAAGTTGACATCCTGAGAGGAGTCCTGCAACCATAAGCGTCTACTCTACTGCTCTATCCATCGAAGCTGGTGGACGGATACGTTACCATCAACTGGGTAAACGCAGTGATGCTGGTGATCTCCTCGAAGAAGCAGCTGCACCAAAGCCCTGCGTTGCACACGAGGTGGTTCACTGGGAGCAAGCGATCGGGATGTAGTCAGTGAAACTAGTTGGTGTGCTCATGGAGTTCAAGGCATGCGATGGAGTAAGCTAAGCTGGC is from Musa acuminata AAA Group cultivar baxijiao chromosome BXJ1-6, Cavendish_Baxijiao_AAA, whole genome shotgun sequence and encodes:
- the LOC103988363 gene encoding 11-beta-hydroxysteroid dehydrogenase 1A-like, producing MELLNGSLSVVMHVFVAAFLLVYLPISLVWRLLRWALVRPFLKEDMTGKVVLITGASSGIGEQLAYEYAKRGASMALAARRERALETVSAKARELGAPDVLVIAADISNPSEANRVVQATIGRFGQLNHLVCNAGLWCSCFFEEITSITAFTQLMDVNFWGSVYPTYYALPFLKNTRGKIVVNASMAGRVPTPRMSLYNASKAAMIRFYETLRSELGSDVRITIVNLGYVASELTKGKAVQKNGEVAINQEARDILVGPLPIGSTKKCAQLIVGGACRGDEYISWPSWYKPFHVVMSLAPEIVIWFSRCFYLGNPGNASSEPLSKRMLNVKGLKRFLYPASVLSPGSVVDEIHA